The following proteins are co-located in the Paraphotobacterium marinum genome:
- a CDS encoding SpoIIAA family protein yields the protein MFTIVHRDYYTKIIVHGRLTHKDYIETLIPEINKLSELGNMKLMINALEFSGMQPRAVLDDLKLGVTKRKKIAKLAIVTNKSWMIFLVDLIKQIVASEIKTYDNEKDASDWLMQD from the coding sequence ATGTTTACTATTGTTCATCGTGATTATTACACAAAAATAATCGTTCATGGAAGGCTAACTCATAAGGATTACATTGAAACTTTAATTCCTGAGATCAATAAATTATCAGAATTAGGTAATATGAAGTTGATGATTAATGCGTTAGAATTTTCAGGAATGCAACCAAGGGCAGTTCTTGACGATCTAAAATTAGGGGTTACAAAAAGAAAAAAAATTGCAAAGCTAGCTATCGTCACAAATAAATCTTGGATGATTTTTCTTGTTGATCTCATCAAACAGATAGTAGCCTCAGAAATTAAAACATATGATAATGAGAAGGATGCATCAGATTGGCTGATGCAAGATTAA
- a CDS encoding GlxA family transcriptional regulator: protein MHKIAIVVYPKFSLLDLSCMTEVFNSVNRNSPKYSVSIYSSEGGKCVSEDGLSIYTLSLQNNVSLNSYQTIIVMGGVGYEKASQDKTLIDRISSLNKNIRIVAICSGIFLLAYAGILRNKTVTTHWTCMPQFKKKFPKINISDKSLYIHDGNILSSAGGISGIDLAIYIVKYDFGKILADKTAKHLIILSDELNTSTNKSLSYINLKNSRFQKLLKLFHENLNITYSVEHLADTCHMSLRNFNRQFKKEFGVTPKKYLEIIRIEKSKELFNQNKHLSLEQVAYKCGFASSISFSRAFKRNMNITPKLYLQTL from the coding sequence ATGCATAAAATTGCAATTGTCGTGTATCCAAAATTTTCTTTATTAGATTTGTCTTGTATGACAGAAGTTTTTAATTCTGTTAATAGAAATAGTCCAAAGTATTCGGTAAGTATTTACTCATCTGAAGGGGGAAAGTGTGTATCTGAAGATGGTCTTTCAATATACACATTAAGTTTGCAGAATAATGTTTCCTTGAATTCTTATCAAACCATTATAGTTATGGGAGGAGTGGGTTATGAAAAAGCTTCGCAGGATAAAACTTTAATTGACAGGATAAGTTCGTTAAATAAAAATATAAGAATTGTTGCAATTTGTAGTGGGATATTTTTACTAGCTTATGCAGGCATTTTACGAAATAAAACTGTGACAACACATTGGACCTGTATGCCTCAATTTAAAAAAAAATTTCCTAAGATTAATATATCTGATAAATCGTTATATATTCATGATGGCAATATTTTATCTTCAGCTGGGGGTATTTCAGGTATTGATTTGGCAATTTACATTGTAAAATATGATTTTGGGAAAATCTTAGCGGATAAAACTGCGAAACACTTGATAATATTGTCGGATGAATTAAATACTTCAACTAATAAAAGTTTAAGTTACATTAATCTAAAAAATTCAAGATTTCAAAAATTGCTAAAGCTTTTCCATGAAAATCTTAATATAACATATTCAGTTGAGCACTTGGCTGATACTTGTCATATGAGTTTGAGAAATTTTAACAGACAATTTAAAAAAGAATTTGGCGTAACGCCAAAAAAATATTTAGAAATAATTAGAATAGAAAAAAGCAAGGAATTGTTTAACCAAAATAAACATTTATCACTTGAGCAAGTTGCTTATAAATGTGGTTTTGCTTCCTCAATCTCTTTTAGTCGCGCATTTAAAAGAAATATGAATATCACTCCTAAGCTTTATCTTCAAACTCTATGA
- the msrA gene encoding peptide-methionine (S)-S-oxide reductase MsrA, giving the protein MRYFSLIVLLFSFAVKAKIETAIFAGGCFWCIQKDFDQNFKKGIINSTVGYDGGIKQYPTYEDVSSGKTKYLEVVKIKYDSNIVGYEKLLNFFFRQIDPYDDRGQFCDKGLQYTSAIFYLNNQQYKLAKKILAETDKLNESQIIKTKILKSTTFYPAESYHQKYYKKNPVKYQFYRWKCGRDDKLKDIWGNSPLK; this is encoded by the coding sequence ATGAGATATTTTAGCTTAATTGTTTTATTATTTAGTTTTGCGGTAAAGGCAAAAATTGAAACAGCAATTTTTGCTGGAGGATGTTTTTGGTGTATCCAAAAAGATTTTGATCAAAACTTTAAAAAGGGCATAATTAATTCAACTGTAGGTTATGATGGCGGAATAAAACAGTATCCAACTTATGAAGATGTATCAAGTGGAAAAACAAAATACTTAGAAGTTGTTAAAATAAAATATGATTCAAATATTGTTGGGTACGAGAAGTTACTGAATTTTTTTTTCAGACAGATAGATCCTTATGATGATAGAGGCCAATTCTGTGATAAGGGGTTACAATATACGAGCGCTATATTCTATTTAAATAACCAACAATATAAATTAGCTAAGAAAATATTAGCTGAGACTGATAAATTGAATGAATCACAAATTATTAAAACTAAAATTTTGAAATCAACAACGTTTTATCCAGCAGAAAGTTATCACCAGAAATATTATAAAAAAAATCCAGTTAAATATCAGTTTTATCGATGGAAATGCGGACGAGATGATAAGCTTAAAGATATTTGGGGAAACAGTCCTTTAAAATAA
- a CDS encoding SIMPL domain-containing protein, whose protein sequence is MVDQIVIDMQQKLKELGVNKNQIQPLSFSLLPQYDLQKDNTKKFSGYVAKRSYQINLDNLNLVNQVMDSLVSSKDIQINRLDYDILKPEIYKRKVQKLAVKNAITNATNISTDFGYKLGSIKSIKYNVNNFYKTSSDLNLVQYAGRASNRDINLSYIPNYIIFKDSVSVIYNIIK, encoded by the coding sequence ATGGTAGATCAAATTGTAATCGATATGCAGCAAAAACTTAAAGAGTTGGGAGTTAATAAAAATCAGATTCAACCATTAAGTTTTTCTTTATTACCTCAATATGATCTTCAAAAAGATAATACAAAGAAATTTTCTGGATATGTTGCCAAAAGAAGTTATCAAATTAATCTAGATAATCTAAATCTTGTCAATCAAGTTATGGATTCTTTAGTGAGTTCAAAAGATATCCAAATAAATAGGTTAGATTATGACATTTTAAAACCTGAAATTTATAAAAGAAAAGTTCAAAAATTAGCAGTCAAAAATGCAATTACAAATGCAACAAATATTTCAACAGATTTTGGTTATAAGCTTGGTTCGATAAAATCTATAAAATATAATGTTAATAATTTTTATAAAACAAGTTCTGATTTAAACCTTGTTCAATACGCTGGAAGGGCGTCTAATAGAGACATTAATTTGAGTTATATTCCAAATTATATAATCTTTAAGGACTCTGTTTCAGTTATATACAATATAATAAAGTAA
- a CDS encoding SIMPL domain-containing protein, with product MYNKITRSAYIVLLVFSSLCMKANATQSSNLIETTGTAELKVKPNTAKIFISIESNQNIKDDAKKW from the coding sequence ATGTATAACAAAATAACGAGAAGTGCATATATAGTATTACTAGTATTCTCTTCATTATGTATGAAGGCTAATGCAACTCAGTCTTCAAATTTGATAGAGACTACAGGGACCGCAGAGTTAAAAGTTAAACCCAACACTGCGAAAATCTTCATCTCGATAGAGTCCAATCAAAACATAAAAGATGATGCAAAAAAATGGTAG
- a CDS encoding SDR family oxidoreductase encodes MYLVTGGSRGIGKSTVLDLVKLGKLVVFTYNHNLEKAKEVLNEAEQLKGTAIAIKVDFSEEDEIMALFNELDKYKQPLIGVVNNVGIVKKQSSILDISLDRLKDIYNINVFANFLCIREACRRMSTSLGGAGGSIVNVSSRASVLGSPNEYVDYASTKGAIDTMTIGTAKEFAEQGIRINAVRPGLIKTDMHADSGEPERVKRLEQTIPLKRGGSVREVSEAICWLLSEKSAYVTGTFIDVSGGR; translated from the coding sequence ATGTATTTAGTTACGGGTGGATCAAGAGGTATTGGTAAATCAACTGTTTTAGATCTCGTTAAATTAGGAAAGTTAGTTGTTTTTACTTACAATCATAATTTAGAGAAAGCTAAAGAAGTTTTGAATGAAGCTGAACAATTAAAAGGCACAGCTATTGCCATAAAAGTTGATTTCTCTGAAGAAGATGAAATCATGGCATTATTTAATGAATTGGATAAATACAAACAACCTTTAATTGGGGTTGTTAACAATGTTGGTATAGTAAAGAAACAGTCCTCAATATTAGATATTTCATTGGACAGATTAAAAGATATTTATAACATTAATGTTTTTGCTAATTTTCTCTGTATAAGGGAGGCTTGTAGAAGAATGTCAACTAGTTTAGGTGGGGCTGGAGGTTCTATTGTTAATGTTTCTTCTCGTGCAAGTGTTCTGGGCTCTCCCAATGAATATGTGGATTATGCATCCACAAAAGGAGCTATCGATACTATGACAATTGGAACAGCAAAAGAATTTGCTGAACAGGGCATTAGAATAAATGCAGTGAGACCAGGTTTAATTAAAACAGATATGCATGCAGATAGTGGAGAGCCTGAGCGAGTAAAACGGTTGGAGCAAACAATTCCATTGAAAAGAGGCGGCTCAGTTCGCGAAGTATCAGAGGCTATATGTTGGTTACTATCCGAAAAGTCAGCGTATGTTACTGGAACGTTTATTGACGTTTCTGGTGGAAGATGA
- a CDS encoding dienelactone hydrolase family protein yields the protein MIEIETYDLDYKIDNKNYKGYVAHPQEAEALNTILIASAWDGRSELSCKHAVKLAQQGYTCFVLDVYGNGRVGKNPEENESLMKPLVQNREELLKRLKGGYEKAIQLKQVNVDKVVALGFCFGGLCVLDMARAGLNLKGVVSFHGLYSKPNETNTEINSKVLILHGYKDPLIGVMSGTSTQQQVVLIQEELSLRNCDWQFISYGDGYHAFTNPNANDMNSGTVYDALISKRSWDATHLFLTDCFG from the coding sequence ATGATAGAAATAGAAACTTATGACTTAGATTATAAAATTGATAACAAAAATTATAAGGGCTATGTTGCTCATCCTCAAGAAGCCGAGGCTCTGAACACTATTTTAATTGCTTCAGCCTGGGATGGTAGAAGTGAACTTAGTTGCAAACATGCAGTAAAATTAGCACAACAGGGTTATACCTGCTTTGTTTTAGATGTTTATGGAAATGGGAGGGTTGGGAAAAATCCAGAAGAGAATGAATCTTTAATGAAACCTTTAGTCCAAAATAGAGAAGAACTCCTAAAAAGATTAAAGGGTGGTTATGAAAAGGCAATCCAACTTAAACAAGTAAATGTAGATAAAGTTGTAGCACTTGGATTTTGTTTTGGTGGATTATGTGTTTTAGATATGGCTAGAGCCGGATTAAACCTCAAAGGAGTAGTGTCATTTCATGGATTATACTCAAAGCCCAATGAAACAAATACAGAGATTAATTCTAAAGTATTAATTTTACATGGTTATAAAGATCCTTTGATTGGTGTCATGTCAGGAACAAGTACGCAGCAACAGGTAGTTCTTATTCAGGAAGAATTATCTCTAAGAAATTGTGATTGGCAATTTATTTCTTATGGAGATGGCTATCACGCTTTTACTAATCCAAATGCAAACGATATGAATTCAGGAACCGTGTATGATGCTTTAATATCCAAGCGTTCATGGGATGCTACTCACTTATTTCTAACCGATTGTTTTGGTTGA
- a CDS encoding sulfurtransferase, which yields MMNSNFLVSCEWLKDNLYNENICILDASFFLKNDKRDGFFEWNSKRIPTSLYFDFNKKIKEHNSLLPNMLPSPEYFSEQVGLMGISNNTHIIIYDNCDFFSAPRVWWMFKIMGHQKISILDEGLKGWIELGYPIEESPPHLNIVPAQYNASFQSNLLANYDDVMSASMNKDLIIDARSPDRFNAQSNNNRVDHIPHSKNLYYRNLVKSNEFPSHKNIYKNFMNVITPEQLNEHIIYTCGSGVTACILAFCGYCIGAENFSIYDGSWSEWSQIN from the coding sequence ATGATGAATAGTAATTTTCTCGTTTCCTGTGAATGGTTAAAAGATAATTTATACAATGAAAATATATGTATCTTAGATGCTTCTTTTTTTTTAAAAAATGATAAAAGGGATGGTTTTTTTGAATGGAATTCGAAAAGAATACCTACTTCTCTTTATTTTGATTTTAATAAAAAAATTAAAGAGCACAATAGTCTATTACCAAATATGCTTCCCAGTCCGGAATACTTTTCCGAGCAAGTTGGTTTAATGGGTATTTCGAATAATACACACATCATAATATATGATAATTGTGATTTTTTTTCTGCCCCAAGAGTTTGGTGGATGTTTAAGATCATGGGTCATCAAAAGATCTCTATATTAGATGAGGGTCTCAAAGGGTGGATCGAATTAGGGTATCCAATTGAAGAAAGTCCACCACATTTAAACATAGTTCCGGCTCAATATAATGCAAGTTTTCAATCAAACCTTCTCGCTAATTATGATGATGTAATGTCAGCTTCAATGAATAAAGATTTAATCATTGATGCTCGTTCCCCTGATAGATTTAATGCGCAGAGCAACAATAATCGGGTAGACCACATTCCTCATTCCAAAAACTTATATTATCGTAATCTAGTGAAAAGCAATGAATTTCCATCTCATAAGAATATTTATAAAAATTTTATGAATGTGATTACACCCGAGCAATTAAATGAACATATCATTTATACTTGTGGCTCAGGGGTTACAGCATGTATTTTAGCTTTCTGTGGTTATTGTATAGGGGCTGAAAACTTTTCAATATATGACGGCTCATGGTCAGAGTGGAGTCAAATAAATTAA
- a CDS encoding anhydro-N-acetylmuramic acid kinase: MKKSQYIGMMSGTSLDGVDICHADFSQPQNPLIQQKEYPFPQDLKKEILDLCQNNSTTIEKVGLIDHKLGQLYANVVLKFTSEFKINTKEILAIGCHGQTVWHSPEGPYPFSIQLGDLNIIAVKTGIKTIGDFRRKDIALGGQGAPLVPVFHNHFFKSETENRIILNIGGISNITKLYINEPITGYDTGPGNILLDAWIRKVKGLNYDQNGQWASTGTVHKKLLKILLSDPYFIKPAPKSTGREKFNLNWIENILKNQFDHIPEQDVMATLTELTAQSITNEINNINKCNTVIVCGGGALNKDLLHRLKRKLHKINIATSLKYNIDPLCVESIAFAWLAKIRNEEISGNIPSVTGAREDTLLGTIVK, from the coding sequence ATGAAAAAATCACAATACATAGGAATGATGTCAGGGACAAGCTTAGATGGCGTAGATATTTGTCATGCAGATTTTAGCCAACCTCAAAACCCCCTAATTCAACAAAAAGAGTATCCATTTCCTCAAGATTTAAAAAAAGAAATTCTTGATTTATGTCAAAATAACTCTACCACAATCGAAAAAGTAGGTTTAATCGACCATAAATTAGGACAATTATATGCAAATGTTGTTTTAAAGTTTACAAGTGAATTTAAGATTAATACAAAAGAGATTTTAGCTATTGGTTGTCATGGTCAAACTGTTTGGCATTCGCCAGAAGGTCCTTACCCTTTTTCAATTCAGTTAGGGGATTTGAACATTATTGCTGTAAAAACTGGCATCAAAACAATCGGGGATTTTCGAAGAAAAGATATAGCTTTAGGTGGTCAGGGTGCTCCTTTAGTTCCTGTTTTTCACAATCATTTTTTCAAATCTGAAACAGAAAATAGAATTATTTTAAATATTGGTGGTATTTCTAATATTACAAAATTATATATAAACGAGCCTATTACCGGGTATGATACTGGCCCTGGTAATATACTTTTAGATGCTTGGATTAGGAAAGTAAAAGGGTTAAATTACGATCAAAATGGACAATGGGCTAGTACCGGAACGGTCCATAAGAAATTATTAAAGATTTTACTTTCAGATCCATATTTTATTAAACCAGCACCCAAAAGTACTGGAAGAGAAAAATTTAATCTAAATTGGATAGAAAACATACTTAAAAATCAATTTGATCATATTCCTGAACAAGACGTAATGGCTACCTTAACGGAGTTAACTGCTCAATCTATAACAAATGAAATTAATAATATTAATAAGTGTAACACAGTTATTGTATGTGGTGGCGGTGCATTAAATAAAGACTTGCTTCATAGACTTAAAAGGAAACTGCACAAAATTAATATAGCTACTAGCTTAAAATATAATATTGATCCTCTATGTGTTGAATCCATAGCCTTTGCATGGCTTGCTAAAATAAGAAATGAGGAAATTTCTGGTAATATCCCCTCTGTGACCGGTGCTAGAGAGGATACTTTGTTAGGTACAATTGTAAAATAA
- the rbsK gene encoding ribokinase, which translates to MKNKNIVVLGSVNQDHSIQSKYIPKIGETIEGHSHLLAFGGKGANQAVSASRLKGNVKFIACVGTDSFGRDAIHQFIEDGMDTKHIEVCNGQNTGIALILVDDNGNNIISISANANALLTKDIVEKNHVAIQNSDLLLMQLETPMDGIEKAIDIANKSNTKIILNPAPAKTLSDDILNSLYLITPNETEAEILTGIKVINEETANEAANILLEKGVDNVIITLGENGAFFADKNERYCVPTMKVKTVDTVAAGDTFNGALTVALSQNMTMKESIRFANIAAAISVTKNGAQPSIPDLGTVMASFKSDEVLV; encoded by the coding sequence ATGAAAAATAAAAACATTGTAGTCTTAGGAAGTGTTAATCAGGATCATTCGATTCAATCTAAATATATTCCTAAAATTGGAGAAACAATTGAGGGCCATAGTCATTTATTAGCATTTGGAGGGAAGGGTGCAAATCAAGCAGTGAGTGCCTCTAGGCTAAAAGGAAATGTGAAATTTATAGCTTGTGTTGGAACAGACTCATTTGGAAGAGATGCTATTCATCAATTTATTGAAGATGGTATGGATACAAAGCACATTGAAGTCTGTAACGGTCAGAATACCGGCATAGCATTAATATTAGTTGATGATAATGGTAATAATATTATATCTATATCTGCGAATGCTAATGCACTATTGACAAAAGATATTGTTGAAAAAAATCATGTTGCTATTCAAAATTCTGACTTGCTTTTAATGCAATTAGAAACACCTATGGATGGTATTGAAAAAGCAATTGATATTGCAAATAAGTCTAATACTAAAATAATTTTGAATCCAGCACCAGCCAAAACTTTATCGGATGATATTTTAAATAGTTTGTATTTAATTACACCCAATGAGACTGAAGCTGAAATATTAACTGGTATTAAAGTCATCAATGAAGAAACGGCAAACGAAGCAGCTAATATTTTATTAGAAAAGGGTGTTGATAATGTAATAATTACTTTGGGTGAAAACGGAGCATTTTTTGCTGATAAAAATGAGCGATATTGTGTCCCTACTATGAAAGTTAAAACGGTTGATACTGTAGCTGCAGGGGATACTTTTAATGGTGCATTAACAGTGGCATTAAGTCAAAATATGACCATGAAAGAGTCTATAAGGTTTGCAAATATCGCAGCTGCCATTTCTGTAACAAAAAATGGAGCACAGCCTTCTATTCCAGATCTAGGGACTGTAATGGCTTCTTTTAAAAGTGATGAAGTGTTAGTGTAA
- a CDS encoding GRP family sugar transporter yields the protein MFIVQTHMMAIMFTFLAMIGWGSWANTTKLVDNKRWPFQLFYWDYSIGLVLFSLALGLTLGSTGDQGQSFFTNLTQAETSFILDAFIAGVVFNIGNLLLVAAIDLAGMAVAFPIGVGLALVLGTITSYISSPSGNLALTLLGLFCITLAIILSGVASSRMKQDVLNKKKGLITAIAAGLTMGWFASFIVKSISPNLEQISVGMLTPYTAIFIFAIGVFLSNFILNVFVMKKPISGKPINGKAYFKGSFKEHIVGIIGGAIWCLATALVYLCGNKAGYAVSYALGQCAAMVALIWGVFVWKEFKGAPKGTGKLILFVFITFIVGITFMILASK from the coding sequence ATGTTTATCGTTCAAACACACATGATGGCAATAATGTTTACCTTCCTGGCTATGATAGGCTGGGGATCTTGGGCAAATACTACTAAATTAGTTGATAATAAGAGGTGGCCTTTCCAATTATTTTATTGGGACTATTCCATAGGTCTTGTATTATTTTCTTTAGCTTTAGGCTTAACATTAGGGTCTACAGGTGATCAGGGACAGTCATTTTTTACAAATCTAACACAGGCAGAAACTTCGTTCATTTTAGACGCTTTCATAGCTGGTGTTGTATTTAATATAGGTAATTTGCTTTTAGTAGCTGCAATTGATTTGGCTGGTATGGCAGTTGCATTTCCTATTGGGGTAGGTCTAGCTTTAGTTTTAGGTACAATTACAAGTTATATTTCTTCACCTTCAGGTAATTTAGCATTAACTTTACTTGGTTTATTTTGCATTACGCTTGCTATAATTTTAAGTGGAGTTGCATCTTCTAGAATGAAGCAAGATGTTTTAAATAAGAAAAAGGGGTTAATCACTGCGATTGCAGCAGGTTTAACGATGGGGTGGTTTGCATCCTTTATTGTGAAATCCATTTCACCTAACCTTGAACAAATTTCTGTTGGAATGTTAACGCCATATACAGCTATATTTATTTTTGCAATTGGAGTTTTTCTATCTAATTTTATCTTAAATGTTTTTGTAATGAAGAAACCGATTTCAGGCAAACCTATTAATGGAAAAGCTTATTTTAAGGGTAGCTTTAAAGAGCATATTGTGGGTATCATTGGTGGTGCTATTTGGTGCTTAGCGACTGCTCTGGTTTATTTATGTGGAAATAAAGCTGGTTATGCAGTAAGTTATGCTCTTGGTCAATGTGCCGCTATGGTTGCATTAATTTGGGGTGTATTTGTTTGGAAAGAATTTAAAGGAGCACCCAAAGGAACGGGTAAATTAATTTTATTTGTATTTATCACTTTTATTGTAGGTATAACTTTTATGATTTTGGCATCTAAATAG
- a CDS encoding PfkB family carbohydrate kinase, producing the protein MKKHERIKIISDQIRIKGQVSLFDLSQQFNVTIRTIRNDLKELQTKIGCEIFRGGAKKKKINYGSLYTSVYNKNFNLKINNNYLSTQNDTKSQILNSSQSNTDDYKKIFILGSFNIDICVEVDDFASIGETLAAESINYYSGGKGTNQATAASCISDKVHLTVKIGSDALSFKAQEFIKNIPLMSRTVLMDNEYSTGQAVIVSAKKAGNNKVYANLGANLHITLNEIEQDLCHLDQSDILLTQLENNFDVTKHLIQRAHNQNILVVLDPSPLNLNCIPLLQQVDIILPNQVEASKLSNIEILNYESAKEAAYKIHGMGPKHVIIKMSKDGCVYFNGEKFWIFPTYKSYVVDTCGAGDAFAGAFVGELSRGKTIKESIKFANSYASLKIERKGASNMPKRELAISRLLEKTN; encoded by the coding sequence ATGAAAAAACATGAAAGAATTAAAATTATCAGCGATCAAATTAGGATTAAGGGCCAAGTTTCGTTGTTTGATTTATCTCAACAGTTTAACGTTACAATCAGAACAATAAGAAATGATTTAAAAGAACTTCAGACAAAAATTGGTTGTGAAATCTTTCGTGGCGGTGCTAAAAAGAAAAAAATTAATTATGGAAGTTTATATACCTCTGTATATAATAAAAACTTTAATTTAAAAATTAATAATAACTACTTATCAACTCAAAATGATACAAAATCACAAATCTTAAACAGCTCCCAGTCAAATACAGATGATTACAAAAAGATATTTATTCTAGGTTCATTTAATATTGATATTTGTGTTGAAGTGGATGATTTTGCAAGTATTGGTGAGACACTTGCAGCGGAAAGTATTAATTATTATTCAGGTGGCAAGGGTACAAATCAAGCAACAGCAGCATCTTGTATATCAGATAAAGTTCACTTAACTGTAAAAATAGGTAGTGATGCTTTGAGTTTTAAGGCTCAAGAATTTATTAAAAATATCCCATTAATGTCGAGAACTGTATTGATGGATAATGAATATTCAACTGGTCAAGCGGTTATAGTCAGCGCAAAAAAAGCAGGAAATAACAAAGTTTATGCTAATTTGGGAGCCAATCTTCACATAACATTAAATGAAATTGAACAAGATCTATGTCACTTGGATCAAAGTGATATATTATTAACGCAACTTGAAAATAATTTTGATGTAACAAAACATCTTATTCAAAGAGCTCATAATCAGAATATTTTAGTTGTATTAGATCCATCACCACTAAACTTAAATTGCATTCCATTACTTCAGCAAGTTGACATTATTTTACCTAATCAAGTTGAAGCTTCAAAGTTATCTAATATAGAAATACTTAATTACGAAAGTGCTAAAGAAGCGGCTTATAAAATTCATGGGATGGGACCAAAACATGTAATAATCAAGATGTCAAAGGATGGTTGTGTCTATTTTAATGGTGAAAAATTCTGGATTTTCCCTACATATAAATCGTATGTTGTAGATACTTGTGGTGCAGGAGATGCCTTTGCTGGCGCTTTTGTTGGGGAATTGTCTCGAGGAAAAACAATAAAAGAATCGATTAAATTTGCAAATTCATATGCTTCTTTAAAAATTGAAAGAAAAGGAGCATCTAATATGCCAAAAAGAGAATTAGCTATTTCTCGTTTATTAGAAAAAACAAATTAA
- a CDS encoding isochorismatase family protein — MKIASLDIDPQKGFTPLCPDELPVVDGHKIADELLFNHSMTDIHILTRDAHPTNAKWIAKNETEFFKKIEGANLDIKWPSHCVIGTKGFELIDGLIEPFHYDFQVYKGIEIDAHPYGALYHDLQETQSTGLIEFLRYHNIKWVLCGGLALDYCVFSTINQLIKNQVKVILNFNATKLVDLNSEKNIIEQLNKLGVKIFYNRMEIENFITELRDKDHELK; from the coding sequence ATGAAAATTGCTTCGTTGGATATCGATCCACAAAAAGGGTTTACGCCTTTATGTCCTGATGAATTGCCAGTAGTTGATGGTCACAAAATAGCTGACGAATTATTATTTAATCATTCAATGACAGATATCCATATTTTAACTAGAGATGCACATCCCACAAATGCAAAGTGGATAGCAAAAAATGAAACTGAATTCTTTAAGAAAATAGAAGGTGCAAACCTTGATATAAAATGGCCAAGTCATTGTGTTATAGGAACAAAGGGTTTTGAGTTAATTGATGGTTTAATTGAACCTTTCCATTATGACTTCCAGGTATACAAAGGAATTGAAATTGATGCACATCCATATGGCGCTTTATATCATGACTTACAAGAAACACAATCTACTGGGTTAATTGAATTTCTAAGATACCATAATATTAAATGGGTGTTATGTGGTGGATTGGCTTTAGATTACTGTGTTTTTTCAACTATAAATCAGTTAATAAAAAACCAAGTTAAGGTCATTTTAAATTTTAACGCAACAAAATTAGTTGATTTAAACTCTGAAAAAAATATTATTGAGCAACTTAATAAATTAGGAGTTAAAATTTTTTATAACAGAATGGAAATTGAAAATTTTATAACTGAACTTCGTGATAAAGATCATGAATTGAAATAA